One Oryctolagus cuniculus chromosome 7, mOryCun1.1, whole genome shotgun sequence genomic window, cctggttttgagtcctgttTCCCGTCCTGATAGCAGATTCTGGCTAatatataccctgggaggcagtaggtgacagCTCTTGTAGTGGTTGTATAACTGCCACTCACACCAATggcccaggctgagttcctggcttgagcCCACCCAACTACTGTTGTCATGGATATttgaaggcctctctttctctccctctctctttctactctCTAGTTTTcaaggaaacaaacaaataaataaatccctacaAAAATAGCTCCTATTTAGCATAATAATGTTTATGCAACCATACAATACTTTGCAACCAGTTTTAATCCCTAAAAGCGAAGGTTCATTGTTATCTGTTTCCAACTCACTGACTTCATCTCCTAATGTATTTCCCTTACTTATTTCAGGTTAACTATGGTAAAGTCAGACAGTTTTTATAAAGCACACAGtactttgtcattttatttatatttcctttgtcTAGAACACACTTCCCTCCCAGAAACAGCTGATATCTTGTACCTGCTTGAAGTTTCTTCTAAAAATTCACCTTTCACAGGGGCCCACGTGTCCACAGCCTTTGAAACAACAGCTCCCATTTGTCTTAGATGTCTCGACCTAGTTATTAATTGAAATATACACCATCCCTTTCCATGTAATATTCTTACTAAGCTATTGAGTGTCCCACAGTGCCTCCACCATCAGAGACGCTCTGTGAAGATGAGATATTGTACTCTGTCTTTACTGCTTTGCATCACCTAAAATCAGACTTATCCCAAGACAGGCTTTCAATAATTACATGTTGAATGTGTAGTGTAGTAGTCAATGCCtggaatttgaaataaaatatttacaatattttctgGTATGTGACTTTTGTCTCCTCATCAATAAAACAGGAATCATAGCTTCTGTTCAGGGTTCTTATAAAGATTGTGAGTTAAGAGGTATAAAGTATGTAGCACAGTGTCAGACCTACAGAAGAATCTACTTAAACACTTATTATTCCATTAcctttaaaattgaaataagtaTACTTTGCATTTGCTATAATAATTCTACTTTCTAGATCttgaaaggaaaaaagggagCAAAAATTGGATTACTCTTCAGTGTGTTAATGAAAATTAGCCATAATGTGGAAGGATAGAGTGGCTCTCAGCTGGGTGATCCTGGAAAGCTTTGTGAAGAAGCATCTGAAGaatcaaaattaataaacatgtgaccaaaacaaaataatttgctGGAAGATGATACAAAAACAGAAGTCCAAATAAATCAGTTTCTCTGAAACAGAACAAACTATTTGAATGAAATcacactttcttttatttaagattttcttaaaaatttatttgaaagagtttccaaaggaaagcaaaagacatagagatacacagagatattccatctgctgatttactcccaaaattGCCATGATGGTCATGTTGGGTGCAGGCCAAATTCAGGgagccaaaactccatctgggtttcctatgtgtgTGACTGGGgaccaagtatttgtgccatcctctgctacttttccaggcacattagtagggagcagtattggaagtggagtagctgggacaggaactatTGCTCGTAtagaatgctgacatcacaggtggcagcttaagttGCTGTGACACAATAGTGGCCCCAAATCATATGTTCTTCATTGTACATGAACTGTATTAGAAAACACAGGGATTTTATGTGTAAGGTAACAGTAGTGTGACTAATTTGACCGGAtcttgtttaagattgttttccACTCCTGCAAGAATCTTTGTTTCATCCCCAATTCTTGCGCCAGGCAAAGCTGCTGTTTGAATATCCTGGGCTCTCCAGTGTTGTATTCACTGGGAAGTTCGATTACACAGATGTTTGCATTTGAGCTGTGGGGAAAGAAGATGATCTTAATCtcaaggaaaggaaaacagagagaaatcaaaCAAAGGAAAATGGATATAGAGGAAAGCAGACCAAGAGGggacaaaaacaaagaagaaaagtctcacctctgctttgaAAACCATGACTCAGCTACAGCCAATATGAACAGGGTGACAATCACAGTCAAACAGATGAGCCACAGGAGGATGGAGTGTCCACCTGGTTGGGGTAGAATAAGGAAGTCAGTCCATGAAGTTCTCTGTTATCCATTCCACCAGATGAAATGTTTCTCAGTTCTCAGGGACAAGGCCTTTAACACAATTAATGTCTGCACCTTACAGAACCCTCCTTTAGGTCCCTGCTGTGTCTATCCCCCGAATCCCACCCTGCTTACTTACTAGGTCCCCTGCTTTTAAGGATATGTGATGTTCCATCTTACTTCCTTGGAACTTAGCTACTTCCATGCTTACCCTTGTTCACTTGTATCCTCCCACTACTATCCGTTTCTGTCTATCACTACCACCCACTTTCCCAGTTGCTTCTTTTAAAGGCCACGATGGTCCCTGCTCATTTCCCAGCAGGATCCCCGTTGCTCCTCACCCCAGGGAACGACGATGTCATGTCCTCTGAGGCTGCTGTGCTTCACCCGACAGGACAGCCCAGCCGCCTCTCCAGCCACCACATCCAGGGTAACTCGGAGATACCACGTCCCATCAGCATTGGGCAGGACGTCACCTCGTCGAGTGCGTGACTGCTGCTTGTCACCACGCATCCACATCACCCACACggtctttgggtagaagccagagacatGACACACCAGCAGCAGacggccaggcccagggctggggcctctGGACAGCCAGGCCTCAGGCTTCACTAGACAGAACATGGGAGAAATCAAGTGTAGGAAATGTGGGAGGGTGCAACGAAGCCAGAGATCGGAGACTCAGGTGCTTCAGCAGTGTGAGTAATTACCCCTTGTTCCTGGCTCAGAAACAATCCCAAACCCAACGTGCTCTCCCTCTTGCCTTTCAGTATATGTTTCCAAATGTTGATCAGATGTGGCAAATAAGAAAATTTGTGTTAAAGTGCTGAGTAAGAGAGATCGACAGAGTTGGACTCACCTTGCCGTTCCAGTTCTGACCTCCCTGTTGCAAGGAGGCCTGCAGTAAATTGTGGCAAGGTGTCGTTGAGAAGGCTCTGTGCAATTTCTCTAATGCCTCTGTACTTATTGAGCACCCTGCAGACGTTTTGGGCCTGACTGCCTGCTCCTGGAGATGGctgccaggagcctctttggAAGCTCAGGAAATCGGATCCTTGATATGCACCACGTAAGAAGCTTTGTGAGGCAGCTCCAGCACGCACTGCACATCCAGCAGACATCTGGATCACAAAGGGGTCTGGTGGTAGAAATGCAGGAGAGGATGAATTTAAGTGAcatcagagaaggaaaagagaacaaTCTAGAGGAAAAAGGTTTCAAGGGAAAAAAGCTTGGGTATCATGGGGAACGCAAGAGTTGATGTGGGAATGGGAAGCAAATTTATGGGAAgaatatattatgaaataattttaggaAGAGATAAAAGGGAAAATTGCTCAGAAGTTAGCAGCTGCTACTGGAAAATTCACAAGGAGATACCTAGGTGCAGGCCATGCCATGTTAACCCTGAGACCAAGGAAAAGGATATGGAAATTGGGTTGTGAGAGGTAGAGTCTGAGGCTGGAAAGGTGGGTAAAGATCAAGAGGAAACAACAACTCCAAGGAGAAGGAACATGCAAATGTATTCAGGGGTGTGAAGAGATGTACTTGTAGGCCCTTCTGTGTACATGGTGGAGTTAGTGTTGTTGAAGTCggaagaagagagggagtgtGAGCCTAAGAGAGGTGGGAATAAGATCAAGAAGGGCAAAAGGTGGTCTGAGTCTGTACAGCACACTCACATTCAAACTGAAACTGACTTGCAAAGGCTCGTACTTCACGTGTAAAACCATGGAGATAGAACTGGAGCAGTGCCTGGATGTCACTCAACTCTTCCTTGCTGAAGTTTCCATGAGACCATGGCTTCAAAAACAGGATGGTGCCCGAGACGCTGTCCCAGCCGTGAGTCTGAATGTCACCCAGCCATCCTGAGTCCCGATTCCGTGCCCAGCTTTGGTTGGCAAAAGAGGAGATCTGGATGACGCTGAAGGTCAGGGGCTCTTCTGCAGCTGCATAATGGGATCTGAGAGCCTCAGAACCTGAACAAGAAGGAATGACAAGTGCagagaatgaaaaagaatcaGAGAGAAGATGCCACAGGAAGAAGAGGAGCGCAGAGAGGTAAAGAAGTGTGGAGAGAGTACACAGCTGCACATATTTCAATACCCTCAACTCTCTGTAGCAAAATCCTCTCCCAAAAATCAAAGGCAGAACCTGAGAGGAGGAGCAAGCATTATCATCAGGACGTCTCATAAGAGCATTGTTCCCTTTCCCCAGATCATCGCGAGTTGCTTTATCCATCCTGTGTCTGATCTCTGACATCTTTCCCCGAGCTTTCTTACCCATTGTGCCTTTCCCACGGCAGATAAGTCCATTGTGGAACAGGAGGAACACGGAGAGCAGGAGCAGCATTGAAGCTGTGGTGGCTCCACAGCACAAGGTGCCCTAGGCACTCAGGAATCAGCTCCTCTTGCACACCCTCTCTCACCCTTCTCTGGCTTCCCTTCTGGCACTTCATCTACCCACTTCCTTATCAGTGAAGCCCCattgcctccctgggccacacccTCCCCCACAGTCTCTCATTTCCCCTCCATCCCTCTCATAATTAGCTGCCAGGTTTTTTCCTTGCTTTTGTCTACATCCTCATAACCTCTTCTATTGCACCATCACAGATGGTGTAGGACAAAGTCTACAGTCAGACTAGAAATGGCATTCACTTTGGGCTTTGATGAAATCAAGTTGACCCTTGCATTCTCAGTCCCGTCTATGAAAAGAAGTGATGTAAGTTCCTTAAGATGCCCACGACCCTGCCAGCAGTCTCACTTCTCCTCATGCCTCATTGCTCTTCCCCACCTGTCTGCTGCCTGACCTTCCTCAATCCTACTTCTTggtcttcctttattttcctgTAAGCTCCCTTTACTATTCCTTGGAGCTTATTTTTGCTATTCTCATTTGTCTTCTGCATTCTTTCTGTGCTCTCATCCTCTTCTCCACCTCTTCTTTCTACTGTTCCAAAATTATTATCAAAAGACACAAGGCATCTGCGTGTAGCTGTGTAATCCACAGGAAAATCTCCATAATCCGTAGTGGAAAAGAGACAGCAGTGGAAGAGCCGATTATCACTTAATCTGAAGgaaatgcccattctcccagcttccccagtCAGATCAAATTTCTTCTTGGAAGATCTTCCTGAGTGGTTTTCAATCAGGTTGTGTGGGTTGTTATGGAGGGATGAACACCTGATCTATGCAAATGAGTTGAGCACACCTACACTTGGACTAGCTTCACTCTGTATGTGAGAAGAGATCAAGTGCATGCATGAAGGCTTCACAAAACAGGACATTACTGAGTACCTTGATGGTATCTTGAGAGAGCAGTGTTGCTGCATACAGGGAAGTAGCACTGTGCACTGGAAGGTCCCTGGGGAATTTGTATCTGTGTTGCCAGTTTTTGTTCGTTTTTACTGTACTTGTTATGACAATTGAAATTCCatgcatttgcttattttttttcctttcttttttttaacttttatttagtaaatataaatttccaaagtacagtttatggattacaatggctttccgccccccataacttccctcccactcgcacccctcacatctcctgctccctctcccattccattcacatcaagattcactttcaattatctttatatacagaagatcgatttagtatatattaagtaaaaatttcttcagtttgcaccgacacagaaacacaaagtataaaatactgtttcagtactagttatagcattacttcacattagacaacacattaaggacagatcccacatgaggagtaagtacacagtgactcctgttgttgacttaacaatttgacactcttgtttatggcgtcagtaatttccctaggctctagtcatgagttgccaaggctatggaagccttttgaatttgccattttcgatcttattcagacagggtcatagtcaaagtgtaagttctctcctcccttcagagaaaggtacctccttatttgatggcccattctttttctttctaccggcatctcactcgcagagatctttcattcagttcttcttttttttatatattcattcaacTGACATTCACTTGGAACCCACCTATACCAATAAATTTTCTGATACTAAAATTTCAGAGATAAACAAACTttgtaaaataaagcaaaattcaaTCTCAAACTTTCGGCTTCCTTATAAGGACGGACGGCTCAAAGCACAACAGGCAGGATTTGTTGAAAATGGTCCAAAGTCCCATCATTGCAGAGATGGCAGCTCTGCTGGGCAGTATATTCATGCTCTCACGACAGCTACCAGTGCCCTCACCAGTCCCACAGACTCTCCTAGAGCTACTCTGCATCTCCAGACAGCCCCAGATGCCTCTAAAATGTCCAAGAGTATCTTTGTGAACAAGTTGAAGTCATCATTCCAGACTTACcttacttctttttgttttaaagattttgtttttctgaatgacagtatgagagagagagagagagagaaacagaaggagagagtgagagaggtcatccatctgctggttcactccccaagtggccacaacagcacgtgctgggccaatccaaagtcaagagcctggagcttctttcaggtttccaacgtgtgtgcaggggcccaaggatttgggccatcttccactcctttcccaggccatagcagagagctggatcagaaataactctttcaaataaataaataaatcttaaaaaaaaactatcctcCAAATGTGGGCgatgttttttttgttgttgttgttgttgttgtttgtatacTCAGGAATTCCAGCTTGTTAGAAATGCTTGAATCTGTCAAAATCTGGGACTCggattggcacccatataggatgccaggcagcagctttacccaccacaccacagccctggccctaagTTGTTCCAGCTAACCATATTTTTGATGGtagcatttgtattttattttagtacTGTTAGGTAAGTATGTGGGTGTTGGTAAATTCATAATGAAGTTGACGCATTGGGAACCAAGATTTTCTGTGTAGGAGAAGGAGAAGACATGCATTATGTAAAATCCCAGTTTTGAACTTGAAATTATACATACAAGGACATGATGGCTTTTATccctaattttaagaaaataccgACAAGGTTTTGTTATGCTTTGGCTTTAGTCTCTTAGAAGACCTTGAAACCAAAATTAACCCAGGGCTCATTTTATGGTTTTCTCATCATATTTTTTCCACTAAAAAGGCCTGGAGATCCTTTTGTAACTGGAAAGAGCTCCACAAGAACCTGGAATAACTTTGCCACATGAGAAAGTAATGAGGCACTCAGAAATGGAGTCAAGCTGAAGCAGTTTAAGGGCAACTGACTTGAAACAATTCCACTGTCACTGTTAGGAAATTTgagttttaataaaaacaaagattttgaCAGATTCAAGCATTTCTAACAAGTTGGAATTCCTgagtatacaaaaaaaaaatcatcagccACATTTGGaggatatctttttttaatatttatttatttatttgaaagagttacaaagaaggagaggcagagacagagggctgggggtggggagagagagagattttctatctattggttcacttctcaaatggctgcaacacccaaagcttagccaggccaaagccaggagccaggagcttcttctgggtctcctacttggtgcaggggtccaagatcttgtgccatcctccactgctttcccaggtgcattagcagagagctggatagaaagtggagcagccgggaatcgaatggttgcccatatgggatgctgtttcTGCAGCCAGCAGAtttactcactgtaccacagcactggcccctatgggCATGTCTTGTAAATCGCTCATCTTCTTTAAttctagtaaataaatagaaagaatatatattcatttgttaCCTTAGGATGGCGAAAGAGTTAGAAAGACTGCTCTTTTCATAAATAAagaccacaatttttttttatgacCTCTAGCCCATTTGCTCACAAGGTGTGTTCAGAGATTCCTCGATGTCCCTAACATCCTATCAGAGGGCTCACAATTCAAAAATATTCTTATGACAACACCAGCATGTTAcctatttttttcattctgttctgTTCCCCTCATGCTTTTGTGTTGCTCTGTAGAGACTGCAAGGAACATGACATTGCAACAGGTTGAATGCTCAAGCACATATGATAATGTAACTGTCAGCTACTAAGCCAGGTATTAAAGGAAACTGCAAAAATgtgaaagaacaaacaaaaagcaaatatatataaaCCATCcatctcagtaaatatttggaaaacattgaaaatgaacatggcattattattttttaagatttatttatttaattgaaagagttggagagacagagaacgagagagagagagagagaatcttccatcctctgattcattccccagatggcggcgATGGCCAAGgatgagccaggccgaagccaggagccaggagattccacACCCTTGGGCatcttttctcaggccattagaagggagctgattGAAAGTGTAGAAACCTGAACACAAACTAGTGCTcacctgggatgctgacatcgcaggtggcaggttaacctgctataccacaacactacCCAAGAtggcattttattgaaatatacttGATGTATTATTTATAaagctataaaattttaaaaattcatcaattTTCTCCTTCTAAGAAATAAATATCTACCTATTTAGACACACATTTTACCTGTATGTACACACACCTGTATAAGCAGTTTTTTGtgttctttatcattttttttaaatcatggtaAAATGTATATAACACAAGATTTACCATTTTTCTGTTGTACCATCTTCAATAACTTTTACCTTTGGAAAATGTATAGAAGTGTTGAGACTATTTGATCTAAGTGAAAAATGAGAACATCACATATTGTATGCCTCTTTAGAGATATTTACAAAGTTCATGCTGAATACAATCACATCAAAAACCTGTTGATACATAGTAAATAAACAGCCAAAAGGGCATCACAAATTACATCATGACATTTAATCAGCAAAATCCAGAAGATTCAACCATATTTGATTCTGACATTTCTGTCTACAGTCAAGACAGTGTTTTAAAAGCTTTAcactaggccggtgccgcagctcactaggctaatcctctgactgtggtgccggcaccccgggttctagtcccggtcggggtgccagattctgtcccggttgcccctcttccaggccagctctctgctgtggcccaggagtgcagtggaggatggcccaagtgcttgggccctgcaaccgcctgggagatcaggaggaagcacctggctcctggcttcagatcagcgcagagcgccggctgtagcggccatttgggggggtgaaccaatagaaaaggaagacttttctgtttctctctctctcactaactctgcctgtcaaaaaaaaaaaaaaaaaaaagcaagccttACACTAGTGGAACTCAgtatcaatacacacacacacacacacacactccctatCTCTTGGtatatgtgtttctctctctctctcattttccctctctttctttctctttctccttccctatcCCAAACAATAATCTAATGCTACTTCTCTTCCCATGGCAGAATAATAACTACTttgaataaatacaaacaaaaacaagctCAAACTTTCCTGTCTGCTTGAAATGCTTTGAGAAGTGGACACTCCCATTCCCCCATGTTTGCTGCCAAAGCAGAAACTTTATCATAAGTCAAAACTGATCTTTGAGTAAATGGCCAGAGACAGTGTAGACTGGCACTTCAAGTTCTATAGAAAACCAAAgtatggaaaaaatataaaaccttATTAAATTGCTGTGATAGTGTAGGATTATTTGTCACTTA contains:
- the LOC100355630 gene encoding T-cell surface glycoprotein CD1e, membrane-associated — translated: MLLLLSVFLLFHNGLICRGKGTMGSEALRSHYAAAEEPLTFSVIQISSFANQSWARNRDSGWLGDIQTHGWDSVSGTILFLKPWSHGNFSKEELSDIQALLQFYLHGFTREVRAFASQFQFEYPFVIQMSAGCAVRAGAASQSFLRGAYQGSDFLSFQRGSWQPSPGAGSQAQNVCRVLNKYRGIREIAQSLLNDTLPQFTAGLLATGRSELERQVKPEAWLSRGPSPGPGRLLLVCHVSGFYPKTVWVMWMRGDKQQSRTRRGDVLPNADGTWYLRVTLDVVAGEAAGLSCRVKHSSLRGHDIVVPWGGHSILLWLICLTVIVTLFILAVAESWFSKQSSNANICVIELPSEYNTGEPRIFKQQLCLAQELGMKQRFLQEWKTILNKIRSN